DNA from Terriglobales bacterium:
CGCTGGCGTCGTATCTCCGTTCGCTGGGCGGCAAGGTCGTGACCGGCACGCGCGTCGATTCGCTGGGTGAGTTGCCGCCCGCCAAGGTGGTGCTGTGCGACCTGACGCCGCGGCAGCTCTTGAAGATCGCGGGCGAGAGGCTGCCGTATCTCTATCGCCGGATGCTCAAGCGCTACCGCTACGGGATCGCCGCCTTCAAGATGGACTGGGCGCTGGACGGGCCGGTGCCGTGGCGGGCGGAAGCATGCCGCCGGGCGGGGACCATTCACGTCGGCGGGACGCTGAAGGAGATTGCGCAAGCAGAATGGCAGGCGTGGCGCGGGCGGGCGCCGGAAAAGCCGTTCGGCATCCTGGCCCAGCCCAGCCTGTTCGACGACACGCGCGCGCCCTCAGGCAAGCATGTTCTCTGGGGCTATGCCCACGTCCCCAACGGCTGCACCGTAGACATGTCGGAGCGGGTCGAGACGCAGATCGAGCGCTTCGCTCCCGGGTTCCGGCAGCGGATCATCGGGCGCTCGGTGATGGGCCCGGCACAACTGGAGAGCCGCAACGCCAACCTGGTGGGCGGCGACATCAACGCCGGCAGTCCGGTATTCCCACAGCTCTTCGTGCGCCCCACGCACAAGCTGTACGCGACACCGCTGGAAGGGGTTTACATGTGCTCGGCGTCCACGCCACCGGGGGGAGGGGTGCATGGAATGTGCGGATTCTTTGCGGCGGAGGCGGCGCTGAAGAAGGTGTTCCCGGAACGCGTCGCCAACATCGCCCCACTAGCGTGGGGCTCTCGGTAAGCTGCAAGCCGTAGGTCCTCACGCTCATCCCTACGGGATATCGCTCAGGATGACAACAAAACAGATCAGCGGACCGGCACACCGTCCAGGGTTGTGAGG
Protein-coding regions in this window:
- a CDS encoding NAD(P)/FAD-dependent oxidoreductase; this translates as LASYLRSLGGKVVTGTRVDSLGELPPAKVVLCDLTPRQLLKIAGERLPYLYRRMLKRYRYGIAAFKMDWALDGPVPWRAEACRRAGTIHVGGTLKEIAQAEWQAWRGRAPEKPFGILAQPSLFDDTRAPSGKHVLWGYAHVPNGCTVDMSERVETQIERFAPGFRQRIIGRSVMGPAQLESRNANLVGGDINAGSPVFPQLFVRPTHKLYATPLEGVYMCSASTPPGGGVHGMCGFFAAEAALKKVFPERVANIAPLAWGSR